The following proteins are encoded in a genomic region of Anabas testudineus chromosome 13, fAnaTes1.2, whole genome shotgun sequence:
- the trpc6b gene encoding short transient receptor potential channel 6, whose product MMVRQVLAKPRRQALRGAGSLFHARSSSFLSITEELFLDAAEYGNIPEVRRMLEELPQLNVNCVNYMGQNALQLAVANEHLEVTKLLLRKKDLARIGDALLLAISKGYVRIVEALLSHPAFADGQRLSNSPSRADTHDDFFAYDEDGTRFSHNITPIILASQCNEYEIVHILLMKGACIERPHDYFCQCSTCSEQQRRDSFCHSQSRINAYKGLASPAYLSLSNEDPVMAALELSNELACLANTEKEFKNDYKKLSMQCKDFVVGLLDLCRNTEEVEAILHGDTESFQDSESFGRQNLIRLKLAIKYEVKKFVAHPNCQQQLLAIWYENLSGLRQQNTAVKILLVLGVAVGLPVLAFLYWIAPSSKLGKLMCGPFLKFVAHAASCMIFLCLLILNAADRFEGTSLLPNMTTHDHPLQLFRMKTTPFTWMEILIISWVIGRAYKNPLSSPFLYSWKIWEECKDIWSQDIREYISEPWNLLDFSILAIFMTSFIARTMAFWHAYSAQCYVNKHYTDLTNITLPYEIQYFQLARFKWMPSDPQLISEGLYAIAVVLSFSRIAYILPANESFGPLQISLGRTVKDIFKFLVIFITVFVAFMVGMFILYSYYLGAKQNNAFTTLEESFKTLFWAIFGLSEVKSVVININHKFIENTGYILYGVYNIIMVVVLLNMLIAMFNSSFQEIEDDADVEWKFARAKLWFSYFKHGGTLPVPFNLVPSPKSVVSLLLGVRAILWDVPQDISKEDSNDETERNKLRRREDQNVEASPCPTCHQKIMDRLIKRYILKAQSDKDNDEVNEGELKEIKQDISSLRYELLERENHDMETLAELIGQLGEVVHVQQKEEQKQELDMLS is encoded by the exons ATGATGGTGCGGCAGGTTCTGGCCAAACCCCGGAGACAAGCTTTACGAGGAGCTGGGTCCCTGTTTCATGCTCGATCCTCCTCGTTCCTTTCCATTACAGAGGAACTTTTCTTAGATGCTGCAGAATATGGCAACATTCCTGAAGTGAGGCGGATGCTTGAAGAACTGCCCCAGCTCAACGTTAACTGTGTAAACTATATGGGCCAGAATGCATTGCAGCTAGCAGTTGCCAATGAGCATTTAGAGGTAACTAAGCTCCTACTCAGGAAGAAAGACCTCGCTAGAATAGGAGATGCTTTGCTGTTAGCCATCAGCAAAGGTTACGTCCGTATAGTGGAGGCCCTGCTGAGCCATCCAGCCTTTGCAGACGGTCAGAGACTGAGCAACAGTCCTAGCCGGGCGGACACACATGATGACTTCTTTGCCTACGATGAGGACGGCACACGTTTCTCTCACAACATCACTCCCATCATCTTAGCTTCCCAGTGCAATGAGTATGAAATTGTACACATACTTCTCATGAAGGGAGCCTGCATAGAGCGGCCCCACGACTACTTCTGTCAGTGCAGCACCTGCAGCGAGCAGCAAAGGCGCGACTCTTTTTGTCATTCGCAATCCCGCATTAATGCGTATAAAGGTCTGGCCAGTCCAGcatatctgtctctctccaatGAAGATCCTGTAATGGCAGCTCTGGAGCTGAGCAACGAACTTGCATGTCTGGCCAACACTGAGAAGGAGTTCAAG AATGATTACAAGAAGCTGTCCATGCAGTGCAAAGACTTTGTGGTTGGACTCTTGGACTTGTGCCgaaacacagaggaagtggAGGCCATCTTACACGGGGACACTGAGTCCTTCCAAGATTCTGAATCCTTTGGCCGACAAAACCTTATCAGGTTAAAACTTGCAATAAAATATGAAGTTAAAAAG TTTGTGGCACATCCAAACTGCCAACAACAACTCCTTGCGATCTGGTATGAGAACTTGTCTGGGCTACgccaacaaaacacagcagttaAAATCCTCCTTGTCCTTGGTGTGGCGGTTGGGTTGCCTGTCCTGGCCTTTTTATACTGGATAGCACCATCGAGTAAG CTGGGGAAACTCATGTGTGGACCTTTCCTGAAGTTTGTGGCCCATGCAGCTTCCTGTATGATATTTCTTTGCCTGCTGATCCTGAATGCAGCAGACCGCTTTGAGGGAACATCGCTTCTACCCAACATGACGACCCACGATCACCCTTTACAGCTGTTTCGCATGAAGACCACACCGTTCACCTGGATGGAGATTCTCATCATATCCTGGGTCATAGGTCGTGCCTATAAAAATCCTCTCTCCTCCCCATTCTTGTAC TCTT gGAAGATCTGGGAAGAATGTAAAGATATTTGGTCACAGGACATCAGGGAATACATCTCAGAGCCGTGGAACCTTCTTGATTTTAGCATTTTGGCTATTTTTATGACATCGTTCATTGCCAGAACAATGGCTTTCTGGCATGCATACTCAGCCCAGTGTTATGTTAACAAACATTATACTGACCTGACCAACATAACCTTGCCctatgaaatacagtatttccaGCTGG ctcGATTCAAATGGATGCCCTCAGACCCACAGCTTATTTCTGAAGGCCTCTATGCAATCGCAGTTGTGCTGAGCTTCTCACGCATTGCATATATCTTGCCTGCAAATGAGAGCTTCGGGCCTTTGCAGATTTCTCTGGGAAGAACAGTGAAAGATATCTTTAAGTTCTTGGTGATTttcattacagtttttgtgGCTTTCATGGTGGGAATGTTCATTCTGTACTCATACTACCTTGGAGCCAAGCAAAACAATGCTTTCACAAC GCTTGAAGAGAgctttaaaacattattttgggCCATCTTTGGATTGTCAGAAGTGAAATCTGTGGTCATTAACATCAACCATAAGTTCATTGAAAATACCGGCTACATTTTGTACGGTGTGTACAACATCATCATGGTGGTTGTCTTGCTGAATATGCTCATTGCCATGTTTAACAGCTCCTTCCAAGAAATCGAG gatgatgctgatgttgaGTGGAAATTTGCCAGAGCTAAGCTCTGGTTCTCATACTTTAAACATGGTGGCACGTTGCCTGTGCCCTTCAATCTTGTACCCAGCCCCAAgtctgttgtttctctcttgCTGGGAGTGAGAGCAATTCTCTGGGATGTACCTCAAGACATAAGCAAAGAAGATTCAAATGATGAGACAGAACGTAACAAG CTGAGGCGAAGGGAAGATCAAAATGTGGAGGCATCACCTTGTCCAACTTGTCACCAA AAAATAATGGATCGCCTCATCAAACGATACATCTTAAAAGCACAAAGCGATAAAGACAACGATGAAGTGAATGAAG GGGAACTGAAAGAGATCAAACAGGACATCTCCAGTCTCCGCTATGAGCTGCTGGAAAGGGAGAACCATGACATGGAGACACTCGCAGAACTCATCGGACAACTGGGAGAAGTTGTGCATGTTCAGCAGAAAGAAGAGCAGAAGCAAGAGCTGGATATGCTTTCATAA